A single Vanessa atalanta chromosome 25, ilVanAtal1.2, whole genome shotgun sequence DNA region contains:
- the LOC125073761 gene encoding pyrroline-5-carboxylate reductase isoform X2, with product MKIGFIGGGRLAYALANGFISAGLAKPDEITASCHPADTVSAEAFKSLGATALFENKSVVERSEIVIISVKPDVVVPALQDVKGLPASKNKLFISVAMGVSTGTIEKALPIEARVIRVMPNTPALVKEGAAALSRGSKATAEDAKIAAELFRAVGTCDEVPEYQMDAVTALSGSGPAYVYMLIESLADGGVRCGLPRDLAMRLATQTTLGSAAMLRNGGHPAAMKDNVTSPGGSTAEGTYHLEQNGFRSAVIGAVMAATDRCKVVNKELNQ from the exons ATGAAGATCGGTTTTATTGGCGGCGGCAGATTGGCGTATGCGTTGGCGAATGGCTTTATATCTGCAG GATTAGCAAAACCCGATGAAATCACAGCTAGCTGTCATCCAGCAGATACAGTCAGTGCCGAAGCGTTTAAG agcTTGGGAGCAACAGCCCTGTTTGAGAACAAGTCTGTGGTTGAGAGATCGGAAATTGTAATCATATCTGTCAAACCAGATGTGGTAGTGCCAGCCTTGCAAGATGTCAAGGGCCTTCCAGCATCGAAGAATAAACTCTTTATATCAGTAGCCATGGGAGTGTCTACAGGAACTATCGAGAAG GCTCTCCCAATAGAAGCGCGCGTGATTCGCGTTATGCCCAACACTCCAGCGCTTGTGAAAGAAGGCGCGGCAGCTTTAAGCAGAGGTTCCAAGGCAACAGCCGAAGATGCAAAGATCGCGGCTGAGTTATTTAGAGCCGTGGGCACATGTGATGAAGTACCTGAATATCAGATGGACGCTGTCACCGCTTTAAGTGGAAGTGGACCTGCTtac gtaTATATGCTAATTGAATCGTTAGCAGACGGTGGAGTACGTTGCGGTTTACCACGTGACTTAGCTATGCGACTGGCAACACAAACCACTCTCGGCTCAGCGGCCATGTTGCGTAATGGCGGTCACCCTGCAGCTATGAAGGACAATGTGACATCACCGGGAGGATCCACCGCGGAAGGAACTTATCATTTAGAACAAAACG gaTTCAGATCAGCAGTCATCGGTGCAGTAATGGCAGCGACTGATAGATGTAAAGTAGTCAACAAAGAGCttaatcaataa
- the LOC125073761 gene encoding pyrroline-5-carboxylate reductase isoform X1 has protein sequence MIKLSLKEAMKIGFIGGGRLAYALANGFISAGLAKPDEITASCHPADTVSAEAFKSLGATALFENKSVVERSEIVIISVKPDVVVPALQDVKGLPASKNKLFISVAMGVSTGTIEKALPIEARVIRVMPNTPALVKEGAAALSRGSKATAEDAKIAAELFRAVGTCDEVPEYQMDAVTALSGSGPAYVYMLIESLADGGVRCGLPRDLAMRLATQTTLGSAAMLRNGGHPAAMKDNVTSPGGSTAEGTYHLEQNGFRSAVIGAVMAATDRCKVVNKELNQ, from the exons ATGATTAAAT TATCATTGAAAGAAGCAATGAAGATCGGTTTTATTGGCGGCGGCAGATTGGCGTATGCGTTGGCGAATGGCTTTATATCTGCAG GATTAGCAAAACCCGATGAAATCACAGCTAGCTGTCATCCAGCAGATACAGTCAGTGCCGAAGCGTTTAAG agcTTGGGAGCAACAGCCCTGTTTGAGAACAAGTCTGTGGTTGAGAGATCGGAAATTGTAATCATATCTGTCAAACCAGATGTGGTAGTGCCAGCCTTGCAAGATGTCAAGGGCCTTCCAGCATCGAAGAATAAACTCTTTATATCAGTAGCCATGGGAGTGTCTACAGGAACTATCGAGAAG GCTCTCCCAATAGAAGCGCGCGTGATTCGCGTTATGCCCAACACTCCAGCGCTTGTGAAAGAAGGCGCGGCAGCTTTAAGCAGAGGTTCCAAGGCAACAGCCGAAGATGCAAAGATCGCGGCTGAGTTATTTAGAGCCGTGGGCACATGTGATGAAGTACCTGAATATCAGATGGACGCTGTCACCGCTTTAAGTGGAAGTGGACCTGCTtac gtaTATATGCTAATTGAATCGTTAGCAGACGGTGGAGTACGTTGCGGTTTACCACGTGACTTAGCTATGCGACTGGCAACACAAACCACTCTCGGCTCAGCGGCCATGTTGCGTAATGGCGGTCACCCTGCAGCTATGAAGGACAATGTGACATCACCGGGAGGATCCACCGCGGAAGGAACTTATCATTTAGAACAAAACG gaTTCAGATCAGCAGTCATCGGTGCAGTAATGGCAGCGACTGATAGATGTAAAGTAGTCAACAAAGAGCttaatcaataa